The Nostoc cf. commune SO-36 genomic sequence TGAGCATCTGGGTAAGAAAAAATTCGAGCTTGCAGCATTTTGTCTGGAGAGAAACTAACGCCAGGAACCACTGCACTAGGGCTAAAAGCGGCTTGCTCTACTTCGGCGAAATAATTTTCAGGGTTCCGATTTAGCTCTAATATCCCGACTTCAATTAAAGGATATTCCCCTTGTTTCCAAACTTTGGTCAAGTCAAAAGGATTATCTGGATGTTTTTCTGCTTGCTCCTCGGTCATCACCTGAATACACATCCGCCATTTGGGATAATCTTTGTTAGCGATCGCTTCAAATAAATCATGAGTCGCATGATCAGGATTTTCGCCCTTAATCTTAGCCGATTCTTCCTCCGTCAAGGTTTGATGTCCTTGCAGAGTCTTAAAATGAAATTTGCACCAGACGCGATTGCCTTCAGCATTAATTAAACTGAAGGTGTGGCTACCAAAACCGTCCATGTGTCGATGGTCTTTCGGAATTCCCCGATCTGAAAACAAGATCGTCACTTGGTGAAGCGATTCAGGACTGAGTGACCAAAAATCCCACTTTGCATTATGGTCTTTGCAATTAGTTTGGGGATTGCGCTTTTGGGTATGGATAAAATCAGGAAACTTGAGGGGGTCGCGGATGAAGAAAATAGGGGTATTGTTACCTACAAGATCCCAGTTACCCTCCTCAGTATAAAACTTGAGGGAAAAACCTCTAGGGTCGCGCTCGGCATCTGCTGAACCCTTTTCTCCTCCAACTGTAGAAAAGCGCAAGAGAAGTTCCGTTTTCTTGCCAATTTCAGAAAAAAGTTTGGCTTTACTGTAGCGGGTAATGTCATTAGTAATAGTCAAAGTGCCGTGAGCAGCCGCACCTTTAGCGTGGACAACTCTTTCAGGAATACGTTCTCTGTTGAAATGAGCCAGCTTTTCTAAGAGGTGGAAATCCTGCATTAATACAGGGCCACGCGAGCCAGCCGTGAGTGAGTTCTGATTATCCGCAACAGGAATACCGTCAGCAGTTGTCAATTTTTGGGGTTCAGTCATGTGTAAATAAGCTCTCCATTAAGTTACTCAGATTGCCCAGAGTAGATTTTAGTCAGTAGAGAGGCGAAAACTTACTGACACAGGTAACTAACTCATAGTCATAACGAGTTTATATATAAATCCTACTCGATATGATTATGAATTACAACAAAATTGCTTTGTATTTTTGGGAACTGTAAGGGGGTACATCTGTCATTGGTGCTAAAAGCCTTTTCCAATCTCGTTTCCAGCCTCTGGCTGGAAATGCAACTCAAAAGCGGCTCTGCCGCCAGTAAGAGAGGCGGCAGCCCCAGTCTCCGACTGCGAACGAGACAATCAAAAAGCTGGTTCTAGACTGGCTTTGACGTTAAGTTGACACCAATGATAGCTGTGCGCCTCTACCAATAAATGTGTTTTATAATGTAAAGACGCGATATATCGCATCTTTACTATTTTCATTTCAGGTATTTAGATGTTTGAGAATCAACGAGCAAACATCTGTT encodes the following:
- a CDS encoding catalase, with the translated sequence MTEPQKLTTADGIPVADNQNSLTAGSRGPVLMQDFHLLEKLAHFNRERIPERVVHAKGAAAHGTLTITNDITRYSKAKLFSEIGKKTELLLRFSTVGGEKGSADAERDPRGFSLKFYTEEGNWDLVGNNTPIFFIRDPLKFPDFIHTQKRNPQTNCKDHNAKWDFWSLSPESLHQVTILFSDRGIPKDHRHMDGFGSHTFSLINAEGNRVWCKFHFKTLQGHQTLTEEESAKIKGENPDHATHDLFEAIANKDYPKWRMCIQVMTEEQAEKHPDNPFDLTKVWKQGEYPLIEVGILELNRNPENYFAEVEQAAFSPSAVVPGVSFSPDKMLQARIFSYPDAQRYRLGGNYQQLPVNQPKCPVMHYQRDGFMASGNNGGSVPNYEPNSAEGTPKEDPAYAEPPSHLGDVTVDRYSHREGNDDYTQAGNLYRLLTPEQQERLAKNIVGSLSQARQDIQMRQLCHFFRADISYGRRVAEGLGVSIDPSMLGATAQAVGK